Below is a genomic region from Flammeovirgaceae bacterium SG7u.111.
AAGGAACACAACAGGACCTTTGAAGTCGTCTGCTTCGCCCCACCTATCTGCTGGAATACGAGAAAGAATAGCCGGGTTTCTCACCGGATCGGCTCTCAACGCAGCAGTATTGTCCGTAGCAATATAACCAGGTGCAATCGCATTTACATTTACACCTTTAGAAGCCCATTCGTTAGAAAGTGCCATGGTAAGCTGACCGATAGCTCCTTTACTAGCAGCATAGCCCGGTACAGTAATTCCTCCTTGGAAAGTAAGCAACGAAGCGGTAAAAATCACCTTTCCGCTACCTCTAGCCACCATATCTCTACCAAACTCACGGCTCAAAATGAACTGAGCATTGAGGTTCACCTCTATTACTTTGTCCCAATATTCATCTGAATGCTCAGCAGCAGGCGCACGCAAAATAGTACCCGCATTGTTCACCAAAATATCAGGTGTACCGTTTTCAGACTTATATTTTTCTACAAAAGCCATCAGCGCTTTCCTATCCGAAAAGTCGCACTGGTATGCTTTAAATTTTCTTCCGAGGGCAGTTACTTGCTTTTCAACTTCGCTTCCCTCAAGCTCAAGCGATGCAGAAACGCCTATAATATCAGCACCAGCTTCTGCCAAACCAACAGCCATAGCTAGTCCAATTCCTCTTTTACATCCTGTCACTATTGCTGTTTTACCAGCAAGACTAAACATATCCAATACCATTTCTTTTTTATTTAATTAAGTTAAAAAAATTATTTCAACACGTCAGTTCCAGCAGGATCCATATCTGTGAATGTTTGGTTTTCACCAC
It encodes:
- a CDS encoding SDR family NAD(P)-dependent oxidoreductase; amino-acid sequence: MVLDMFSLAGKTAIVTGCKRGIGLAMAVGLAEAGADIIGVSASLELEGSEVEKQVTALGRKFKAYQCDFSDRKALMAFVEKYKSENGTPDILVNNAGTILRAPAAEHSDEYWDKVIEVNLNAQFILSREFGRDMVARGSGKVIFTASLLTFQGGITVPGYAASKGAIGQLTMALSNEWASKGVNVNAIAPGYIATDNTAALRADPVRNPAILSRIPADRWGEADDFKGPVVFLSSTASDYMSGSIVTVDGGWMGR